Proteins from a single region of Amycolatopsis sp. CA-230715:
- the der gene encoding ribosome biogenesis GTPase Der, whose protein sequence is MTEVDGVDGTWSDESEFTALDAQVAGDEAEAEEQLAQPVLAVVGRPNVGKSTLVNRILGRREAVVQDVPGVTRDRVAYDAQWAGRRFTVVDTGGWEPSATGLQASVAAQAELAMSTADAVLVVVDASVGATATDEAVAKVLRRSKRPVLLAANKVDDERLLADAASLWNLGLGEPYPVSALHGRSSGDLLDVIVGALPEAPRDGDRLGTGPRRVALVGKPNVGKSSLLNKLSGEERSVVDSVAGTTVDPVDSLVELDGQTWRFVDTAGLRKRVQTSSGAEYYASLRTKTAIDASEVAIVLLDAAEPLAEQDLRVLTMVVEAGRACVLAFNKWDLVDEERRYQMVRELERGLVRVPWAEKVNISALTGRSVRKLAPALRTALASWDKRVPTGQLNGWLADLIAATPPPVRGGKQPKVLFATQAGIRPPTLVLFTTGFLEAGYRRFIERKFRERFGFEGSPVRINVRVREKKPKPGTKKK, encoded by the coding sequence GTGACCGAAGTGGACGGGGTCGACGGGACCTGGTCCGACGAGTCGGAGTTCACCGCGCTCGACGCGCAGGTGGCTGGCGACGAGGCGGAAGCCGAGGAGCAGCTGGCCCAGCCCGTGCTCGCGGTGGTCGGCAGGCCGAACGTGGGCAAGTCGACGCTGGTGAACCGGATACTCGGGCGGCGGGAAGCCGTCGTGCAGGACGTGCCGGGCGTGACCAGGGACAGGGTCGCCTACGACGCGCAGTGGGCCGGTCGCCGGTTCACCGTGGTGGACACCGGCGGCTGGGAGCCGAGCGCGACCGGGCTGCAGGCCTCCGTCGCGGCGCAGGCCGAGCTGGCGATGTCGACCGCGGACGCGGTGCTCGTGGTGGTCGACGCCTCGGTCGGCGCGACCGCGACCGACGAGGCCGTGGCGAAGGTGCTGCGCCGTTCGAAGCGGCCGGTGCTGCTCGCCGCGAACAAGGTCGACGACGAGCGCCTGCTGGCCGACGCGGCTTCGCTGTGGAACCTCGGGCTCGGCGAGCCGTACCCGGTCAGCGCGCTGCACGGCCGCAGCTCCGGCGACCTGCTCGACGTCATCGTCGGCGCGCTGCCGGAAGCACCGCGCGACGGCGACCGCCTCGGCACCGGCCCCCGCCGCGTGGCGCTGGTCGGCAAGCCGAACGTGGGCAAGTCGAGCCTGCTGAACAAGCTCTCCGGCGAGGAGCGCTCGGTGGTCGACTCGGTCGCGGGCACCACCGTCGACCCGGTCGACTCCCTGGTCGAGCTGGACGGGCAGACCTGGCGGTTCGTCGACACCGCTGGCCTGCGCAAGCGCGTGCAGACCTCGAGCGGTGCCGAGTACTACGCGTCGCTGCGGACCAAGACCGCGATCGACGCCTCCGAGGTGGCGATCGTCCTGCTCGACGCCGCCGAGCCGCTGGCCGAGCAGGACCTTCGGGTGCTGACGATGGTCGTCGAAGCGGGCCGCGCGTGCGTGCTGGCGTTCAACAAGTGGGACCTGGTCGACGAGGAGCGCCGCTACCAGATGGTGCGCGAGCTCGAACGCGGCCTGGTGCGGGTGCCGTGGGCGGAGAAGGTCAACATCTCCGCGCTGACCGGCCGCTCGGTGCGCAAGCTCGCACCCGCGCTGCGCACCGCGCTCGCCTCGTGGGACAAGCGCGTGCCGACCGGTCAGCTCAACGGCTGGCTCGCCGATCTGATCGCGGCCACCCCGCCGCCGGTGCGCGGCGGCAAGCAGCCGAAGGTGCTCTTCGCCACACAGGCCGGGATCCGCCCGCCCACGTTGGTCTTGTTCACCACGGGATTCCTGGAAGCGGGGTATCGCCGGTTCATCGAGCGGAAGTTCCGCGAGCGGTTCGGTTTCGAGGGCAGCCCGGTCCGCATCAATGTGCGTGTCCGGGAAAAGAAGCCCAAACCCGGCACGAAGAAGAAATGA
- a CDS encoding Pls/PosA family non-ribosomal peptide synthetase: MTLTADSSPFTCVAEVTVAPSPAPVADRALFWSGLAASERTLLDVLAETAARHPNAAALDAGGVALSYRKLTEEIDVVRHRLVEAGIGVGDRIGVRISSGTAELYIAILAVLSAGAAYVPVDADDPDERAELVFGEAGVSAVLGDGGAITPRAEPGGRRGAPLPSDDAWIIFTSGSTGKPKGVAVSHGSAAAFVDAEAGLFLTEEPIGPGDRVLAGLSVAFDASCEEMWLAWRHGACLVPAPRSLVRTGVDLGPWLVAQRITVVSTVPTLAALWPADALEDVRLLIFGGEACPPELAERVAVEGREVWNTYGPTEATVVACAAQLTGEEPVRIGLPLSGWQLAVVDEDGEPVAMGSSGELVIGGVGLARYLDTAKDAEKFAPLPSLGWQRAYRSGDMVRAEPEGLLFLGRADEQIKLGGRRIELGEVDAALQALPDVVGAAAAIRKTKAGNQVLVGYVVPRTGTEFDADGAAATLREQLPAALVPLLAVVDDLPTRTSGKVDRAALPWPLAGVDAAAGGLTATEAWLAEGWAEILGVPVKSPKADFFSNGGGSLTAAQLIARIRARHPQVSVSDIYEHPKLGALASMLDALDGATTQRRDIAPTPRRTGIVQSLLMVPLMTLVGLRWTTVLAALSTVLALTGVAWAPSVSWWLLALAWLVLFSPAGRIGIAAGGARLLLRGVRPGTYRRGGSVHMRLWAAEQLAGFSGVEDLSGASWMTHYAKALGAKIGKDVDLHSAPPITGMLKLGRGAAVEPEVDLSGHWVDGDRVHIGKIRIGADARIGSRSTLFPGTRIGKGAEIAAGSTVVGAVPAGQRWAGSPAAVETKGALKWPSSRPPRSRFWITAYGVASLVLGLLPAIAAVPGVLLVGFAVAGTGSLGSALGTALLLTPAATVVYFVTYALLVLIGVRALSIGMQEGYHPVHGRTAWQVWATERLMGIARDGLFPLYASLFTPVWLRLLGAKIGRGVEASTVLAVPKMTQVDDGAFLADDTMVGTYELGHGWLHVAPARVGKQAFLGNSGMTAPGRAVPKRGLVGVLSSTPRKAKKGSSYLGMPPRPLRRAVEQSDTSRTFAPPRRLKIARGLVELCRIVPVMCSVALAVLAFAALQALYLAGGLWLAAVLSGVVLLAAGAAAALTATAMKWLLVGKFREVEHPLWSSFVWRNELADTFVEALAVPWLVGSIGGTPLLTAWLRTMGVEIGRGVWLETYWLPEADLVRLGDGATINRGCVVQTHLFHDRIMSMSEVTLAEGATLGPHGIVLPGASIGARTTVGPGSLVTRGDAVPADSRWLGNPISAWAATGGRRA; this comes from the coding sequence GTGACCCTGACCGCGGACAGCAGTCCCTTCACCTGCGTCGCCGAAGTCACCGTCGCGCCGTCTCCGGCGCCGGTGGCCGATCGCGCGCTGTTCTGGTCCGGTCTCGCCGCCAGCGAGCGGACCCTGCTCGACGTGCTCGCGGAGACCGCCGCGCGCCATCCCAACGCGGCCGCGCTGGACGCCGGTGGCGTCGCGCTGAGCTACCGCAAGCTCACCGAGGAGATCGACGTCGTCCGCCACCGCCTCGTCGAGGCCGGGATCGGCGTCGGCGACCGCATCGGCGTGCGCATCTCGTCCGGCACCGCGGAGCTGTACATCGCGATCCTCGCCGTGCTCTCGGCTGGCGCCGCCTACGTCCCCGTGGACGCCGACGACCCCGACGAGCGCGCCGAGCTGGTGTTCGGCGAGGCGGGCGTGTCGGCCGTGCTCGGCGACGGCGGCGCGATCACCCCGCGCGCCGAGCCGGGCGGGCGCCGTGGCGCTCCGCTGCCGTCGGACGACGCGTGGATCATCTTCACCTCCGGGTCCACCGGCAAGCCGAAGGGCGTCGCGGTCAGCCATGGCAGCGCCGCCGCCTTCGTGGACGCCGAGGCGGGCCTGTTCCTCACGGAGGAGCCGATCGGCCCCGGTGACCGCGTGCTCGCCGGGCTGTCGGTCGCCTTCGACGCCTCGTGCGAGGAGATGTGGCTCGCCTGGCGCCACGGCGCGTGCCTGGTGCCCGCGCCGCGGTCGCTCGTCCGCACCGGCGTCGACCTCGGTCCCTGGCTGGTCGCCCAGCGGATCACCGTGGTGTCCACGGTGCCGACGCTGGCCGCGCTGTGGCCCGCCGACGCGCTCGAAGACGTCCGCCTGCTGATCTTCGGCGGCGAGGCGTGCCCTCCCGAACTCGCCGAGCGGGTCGCGGTCGAGGGCCGCGAAGTGTGGAACACCTACGGCCCCACCGAGGCCACCGTCGTCGCCTGCGCCGCGCAGCTGACCGGTGAGGAGCCGGTGCGCATCGGGCTGCCGCTGTCCGGCTGGCAGCTCGCCGTCGTCGACGAGGACGGCGAGCCGGTCGCCATGGGCTCGTCCGGTGAGCTGGTGATCGGCGGCGTCGGCCTCGCCCGCTACCTCGATACCGCGAAGGACGCCGAGAAGTTCGCGCCGCTGCCCTCGCTGGGCTGGCAGCGCGCCTACCGCAGCGGCGACATGGTCCGCGCCGAACCCGAGGGCCTGCTCTTCCTCGGCCGCGCCGACGAGCAGATCAAGCTCGGCGGCCGGCGCATCGAACTCGGTGAGGTCGACGCCGCGCTGCAGGCGCTGCCCGACGTCGTCGGCGCCGCCGCCGCGATCCGCAAGACCAAGGCGGGCAACCAGGTCCTCGTCGGCTACGTGGTGCCGAGGACCGGTACCGAGTTCGACGCCGACGGAGCGGCCGCGACGCTGCGCGAGCAACTGCCCGCGGCGCTCGTACCGCTGCTCGCGGTGGTCGACGACCTGCCCACCCGCACCTCCGGCAAGGTCGACCGCGCCGCCCTGCCGTGGCCGCTGGCCGGGGTGGACGCCGCCGCGGGCGGCCTGACCGCCACCGAGGCGTGGCTCGCCGAGGGCTGGGCCGAGATCCTCGGCGTGCCGGTGAAGAGCCCGAAGGCCGACTTCTTCAGCAACGGCGGCGGCAGCCTCACCGCGGCACAGCTCATCGCGCGCATCCGCGCCCGCCACCCGCAGGTGTCCGTTTCGGACATCTACGAGCACCCGAAGCTCGGCGCGCTCGCCTCGATGCTGGACGCGCTCGACGGCGCGACCACCCAGCGCCGCGACATCGCGCCGACCCCGCGCAGGACCGGCATCGTGCAGAGCCTGCTGATGGTGCCGCTGATGACGCTCGTCGGCCTCCGCTGGACGACCGTGCTCGCGGCACTGTCCACTGTGCTCGCGCTGACCGGGGTTGCTTGGGCCCCTTCGGTTTCCTGGTGGCTGCTCGCGCTGGCCTGGCTCGTGCTGTTCAGCCCGGCCGGCCGGATCGGCATCGCGGCCGGTGGCGCGCGGCTCCTGCTGCGCGGGGTGCGGCCAGGTACCTACCGCCGCGGCGGCAGTGTCCACATGCGACTGTGGGCGGCCGAGCAGCTCGCCGGGTTCAGCGGGGTCGAGGACCTTTCCGGCGCGTCGTGGATGACGCACTACGCCAAGGCGCTCGGCGCGAAGATCGGCAAGGACGTCGACCTGCACTCGGCGCCGCCGATCACCGGCATGCTCAAGCTCGGCCGCGGCGCCGCGGTGGAGCCCGAGGTCGACCTGTCCGGCCACTGGGTGGACGGCGACCGCGTGCACATCGGCAAGATCAGGATCGGCGCGGACGCGCGGATCGGTTCGCGCAGCACGCTTTTCCCCGGCACGCGGATCGGCAAGGGCGCGGAGATCGCGGCCGGGTCGACCGTGGTCGGCGCCGTGCCAGCCGGTCAGCGCTGGGCCGGTTCGCCAGCGGCCGTCGAAACGAAGGGCGCGCTGAAGTGGCCGTCGAGCCGCCCGCCGCGGTCGCGGTTCTGGATCACCGCGTACGGCGTCGCGTCGCTCGTGCTCGGCCTGCTGCCCGCGATCGCCGCGGTGCCAGGGGTGCTCCTCGTCGGGTTCGCGGTGGCGGGCACCGGCTCGCTCGGTTCCGCGCTCGGCACGGCGTTGCTGCTGACCCCGGCCGCCACGGTCGTGTACTTCGTGACCTACGCGCTGCTGGTGCTCATCGGCGTGCGCGCGCTCAGCATCGGCATGCAGGAGGGCTACCACCCGGTGCACGGCCGCACCGCATGGCAGGTGTGGGCCACCGAGCGCCTGATGGGCATCGCCCGCGACGGCCTGTTCCCGTTGTACGCCAGCCTGTTCACGCCGGTGTGGCTGCGGCTGCTCGGTGCGAAGATCGGCCGTGGCGTCGAGGCGTCGACGGTGCTCGCGGTGCCGAAGATGACCCAGGTCGACGACGGCGCGTTCCTCGCGGACGACACCATGGTCGGCACCTACGAACTCGGCCACGGCTGGCTGCACGTGGCGCCGGCGCGCGTCGGCAAGCAAGCGTTCCTCGGCAACTCGGGGATGACCGCGCCCGGCCGCGCGGTGCCGAAGCGCGGGCTCGTCGGCGTGCTTTCGTCGACGCCGCGCAAGGCGAAGAAGGGCTCGTCGTACCTCGGTATGCCGCCGCGGCCGCTGCGGCGCGCGGTCGAGCAGTCCGACACCAGCCGCACCTTCGCGCCGCCGCGCAGGCTGAAGATCGCGCGCGGGCTCGTCGAGCTCTGCCGGATCGTGCCGGTGATGTGCAGCGTGGCGCTCGCGGTGCTCGCCTTCGCCGCGTTGCAGGCGCTCTACCTCGCGGGCGGGCTGTGGCTGGCCGCGGTGCTCTCCGGTGTCGTGCTGCTGGCCGCGGGTGCCGCGGCCGCGCTGACCGCGACCGCGATGAAATGGCTGCTGGTGGGCAAGTTCCGTGAGGTCGAGCATCCACTGTGGAGCTCGTTCGTGTGGCGCAACGAGCTGGCGGACACCTTCGTCGAGGCGCTCGCGGTGCCGTGGCTGGTCGGCTCCATCGGCGGCACGCCCCTGCTCACCGCGTGGCTCCGGACCATGGGTGTCGAGATCGGACGCGGCGTGTGGCTCGAGACGTACTGGCTGCCGGAGGCGGACCTGGTGCGGCTCGGCGACGGCGCGACCATCAACCGCGGCTGCGTCGTCCAAACGCACCTGTTCCACGACCGGATCATGAGCATGAGCGAGGTCACCCTCGCCGAGGGCGCGACGCTCGGTCCGCACGGTATCGTGCTGCCCGGCGCCAGCATCGGCGCGCGCACCACGGTCGGCCCCGGTTCGCTGGTGACCAGGGGTGACGCGGTGCCCGCCGATTCCCGCTGGCTCGGCAACCCCATCTCGGCGTGGGCGGCAACCGGAGGACGCAGGGCTTGA
- a CDS encoding M1 family metallopeptidase, with protein sequence MNKVSPPAPGASGSGDSYLPSHGNSGYRVRHYDLELDYRIVSNRLSAQARITAVATQALSRLSLDLAGFRVSRVQVDGRAARFTRGVDKLHVKPAKSLPAGAEFTVEVRYVGNPSPISGEWGEIGWDELTDGALVASQPVGAPSWFPCNDHPADKASYRVAITTSSPYTVLVTGNLVAQRRSASTTTWVFDRPEPTSTYLMGVHIGRYEEVDLGGGRFPQRAAVPARLRRPFSRDFGRHAQMMDVLEGHFGPYPFGEYVVVVTDDPLDEPIEAQGLSVFGANLIDGRRTHERLVVHELAHQWFGNSLSVADWRHIWLNEGFATYAEWLWSEASGEVTAAGMARQWYGRMAGLPADLKVADPGVDRMFDERVYKRGALTLHALRTRIGDERFFALLRAWALEHRHGTVTTDQFTALAEQASGESLADLFTPWLFDTTLPPLP encoded by the coding sequence TTGAACAAGGTATCGCCACCCGCACCGGGCGCGTCCGGGTCGGGTGACTCGTACCTGCCATCGCACGGCAACTCCGGCTACCGGGTCCGGCACTACGACCTGGAACTGGACTACCGGATCGTGTCGAACCGGCTGTCCGCGCAGGCGAGGATCACCGCGGTGGCCACGCAGGCGCTGTCGAGGCTGAGCCTCGATCTCGCCGGATTCCGGGTGAGCAGGGTGCAGGTCGACGGCCGCGCCGCGCGGTTCACCCGCGGTGTCGACAAGCTGCACGTCAAACCGGCGAAGTCGCTGCCAGCGGGCGCGGAGTTCACGGTAGAGGTCCGCTACGTCGGCAACCCGAGCCCGATCTCGGGGGAGTGGGGCGAGATCGGCTGGGACGAGCTGACCGACGGCGCGCTGGTGGCGAGCCAGCCGGTCGGCGCGCCGTCGTGGTTCCCGTGCAACGACCACCCGGCGGACAAGGCGTCCTACCGCGTCGCGATCACCACGTCGTCGCCGTACACGGTGCTGGTGACCGGGAACCTGGTGGCGCAGCGCCGTTCGGCGAGCACCACGACCTGGGTGTTCGACCGCCCCGAGCCGACCTCGACCTATCTCATGGGTGTCCACATCGGACGGTACGAGGAGGTGGACCTCGGCGGCGGCCGGTTCCCGCAGCGCGCCGCGGTGCCCGCGCGGCTGCGAAGGCCGTTCTCGCGCGATTTCGGGCGCCACGCCCAGATGATGGACGTGCTGGAAGGCCACTTCGGACCGTACCCGTTCGGCGAATACGTCGTGGTGGTCACCGACGACCCGCTCGACGAGCCGATCGAGGCGCAGGGCCTGTCGGTGTTCGGCGCGAACCTGATCGACGGCAGGCGCACCCACGAGCGGCTCGTCGTGCACGAACTGGCGCACCAGTGGTTCGGCAACAGCCTGTCGGTCGCGGACTGGCGGCACATCTGGCTCAACGAAGGCTTCGCGACCTACGCTGAATGGCTGTGGTCGGAGGCCTCCGGCGAGGTCACCGCCGCGGGGATGGCCCGCCAGTGGTACGGCCGCATGGCTGGTTTGCCCGCCGATCTGAAGGTCGCCGACCCCGGCGTGGACCGGATGTTCGACGAACGGGTCTACAAGCGCGGCGCGCTGACCTTGCACGCACTGCGCACCCGGATCGGGGACGAACGGTTCTTCGCGCTGCTGCGGGCATGGGCGCTCGAACACCGGCACGGCACGGTGACCACGGACCAGTTCACCGCCTTGGCGGAACAGGCCTCCGGCGAATCCCTGGCCGACCTCTTCACCCCGTGGCTGTTCGACACGACGCTCCCGCCGCTGCCCTGA